TATCAGAAGAATCAAAAGTTTGGATTTATCCATGTAATAGAAAGTTTTATCCAAAGGAAATTGACGGATTAAACGAACAATTAAAAACATTTGTTGAAGGATGGAAGTTAGATGATGAAAATTTTCAAGCATCTTTTGAAGTACGATACAATCGTTTTATTATTTTTTCAGCATCAGAAGATGCAGTTTTGTTAAATGTCGATATTGATGCACAAGTTGGTTTTATTTTACAATTACAAACTCAATATGAAGTTGAATTGTTAGATAGAATGAATGTGTGTTTTAAGCAAGGTGAATACACACAATACAAAGAATTGAAAGACTTTAAACAGTTAATTAAAAATAAAGCAGTAACAGAAAAAACTATTGTTTTTGATAATTTAATTGAAACAAAACAAGAGTTAGATAATTATTGGGAAGTGCCAATTTCTGAAAGCTGGTATAGCAGATTTTTAAAGAAAAGTAAAACCAAGTCCTAAAGAAATACTGTCTAGATTTCCGTTTTTAAAGTTTGTTATTTTTTTTCGATGAAAATCTAAACGAATAACGGTAAGCCATCTACTTGAGTTGCTAATTTGTACGCCCAAACCAAACGCGTAGTATTTACCATCTTCAAATTTACTTGAAGGTCGCCATATATTACCATAACTAGCTTCAGTAAAAAAGCTATCATCATCATCTTGATCAATGTTATAACGTAAAGTTCCATAGATAGGAATTGCATTTAAACTGAACTTAGGATGATGGTCATATCCTAAATTAACAATAGTTGCCCAGCGTTCGGCAAATTTATACCCAAAGCCAGTACGTACAAAAATAGCTGAAAATTTTAAAGCATTTTCACCATCATCAGGATTAAATAATACGTAGTTTTCATTAAGTGAAAACGTGAAATTTAAGGAACTTGTAAAAAAAACTTTCTTTTCTTGGGCTTTTAATGACTGATTTACCGTAAAAATTATTGCAAAAATAAATAGTATTTTTTTCATAGCGCTAAAAAATTATTTAACGCTATGTAACAAAAATTATTCCAATTTTAATGTTTTTATAAATTCGTCAACACTTAAGGCGTTATCAACATGAAAATCACCGATTTTAGTTCTTCTTAATTTTGATAAATGAGCACCAGAATTTAAAGCAATTCCAAAATCATAAGCTAAAGAACGAATGTATGTTCCTTTACTACAAACAACTCTAAAATCAAGATTATTACCATCAATTTTTGTGATTTCAAAAACAGGAATCGTAACTTCTCTTGTTTTTATT
The Tenacibaculum pacificus DNA segment above includes these coding regions:
- a CDS encoding ABC transporter ATPase → MLVDFNTLSEESKVWIYPCNRKFYPKEIDGLNEQLKTFVEGWKLDDENFQASFEVRYNRFIIFSASEDAVLLNVDIDAQVGFILQLQTQYEVELLDRMNVCFKQGEYTQYKELKDFKQLIKNKAVTEKTIVFDNLIETKQELDNYWEVPISESWYSRFLKKSKTKS